One region of Catenuloplanes indicus genomic DNA includes:
- a CDS encoding FxsB family cyclophane-forming radical SAM/SPASM peptide maturase has product MPFRTFVLKVANRCNIDCDYCYVFNGPDQSWRTLPARMSVDVAAAAARRIAEHVAAHRLDAVDVVLHGGEPLLAGPRHLGAVLQTLGDGIGPVARFAVQTNGVLVDSAWLDLFDRFDVRVGVSLDGPPAANDRHRVSHRGRSTAAAAVRGVQRLRDRPGRLAGLLAVVDPRNDPAEIYGYLASFGPPTIDFHLPHATHDDPPARTRPDQPEYGRWLADVYDEWIRADTYAHEIRMFEDVVALSLGARGSVETLGLAPSGVVVVESDGSIEDVDTLKASADGVTGLGLDVFRHGFDDAARHPAIRRRAAGTAELAAECHRCPLLAVCGGGYLPHRYSTARGYRNPSVYCADLTYLIRHIQATLPEHVASEPDPT; this is encoded by the coding sequence ATGCCGTTCCGGACCTTCGTCCTGAAGGTCGCCAACCGGTGCAACATCGACTGTGACTACTGCTACGTGTTCAACGGCCCGGACCAGTCCTGGCGGACGCTGCCGGCCCGGATGAGCGTCGACGTGGCCGCCGCCGCCGCCCGCCGGATCGCGGAGCACGTGGCCGCGCATCGGCTGGACGCGGTCGACGTCGTACTCCACGGTGGCGAGCCGCTGCTGGCCGGTCCACGACACCTCGGTGCCGTGCTCCAGACGCTGGGCGACGGCATCGGCCCGGTCGCACGGTTCGCGGTGCAGACCAACGGCGTGCTGGTCGATTCCGCCTGGCTGGACCTGTTCGACCGGTTCGACGTCCGGGTCGGCGTGAGCCTGGACGGGCCGCCGGCCGCGAACGACCGGCACCGGGTCAGCCATCGAGGTCGATCGACCGCCGCCGCCGCCGTGCGCGGCGTACAGCGGCTGCGGGACCGGCCCGGCCGGCTCGCCGGCCTGCTCGCGGTGGTCGACCCGCGCAACGACCCGGCCGAGATTTACGGATACCTGGCGTCGTTCGGGCCGCCGACCATCGACTTCCACCTGCCGCACGCGACGCACGACGACCCACCGGCGCGTACCCGGCCGGACCAGCCGGAGTACGGCCGATGGCTCGCCGACGTGTACGACGAGTGGATCCGCGCCGACACCTACGCCCATGAGATCCGGATGTTCGAGGACGTGGTCGCGCTCAGCCTCGGCGCACGCGGGTCCGTCGAGACGCTCGGGCTCGCCCCGTCCGGTGTCGTCGTGGTGGAGTCGGACGGTTCCATCGAGGACGTCGACACGCTGAAAGCGAGCGCGGACGGCGTCACCGGGCTCGGGCTCGACGTGTTCCGCCACGGTTTCGACGACGCAGCGCGGCACCCGGCCATCCGGCGGCGGGCGGCCGGCACGGCGGAACTGGCCGCCGAGTGCCACCGCTGCCCGCTGCTGGCGGTCTGCGGGGGTGGGTATCTGCCGCACCGCTACAGCACCGCGCGGGGGTACCGCAACCCGTCGGTCTACTGCGCCGACCTGACGTACCTGATCCGGCACATCCAGGCGACACTGCCTGAGCACGTAGCATCCGAACCGGACCCGACATGA
- the haaT gene encoding cyclophane-containing RiPP biosynthesis TPR protein HaaT: MKLRRVTVVALIAAGVAMVTLMIGLVTNAASAQQRWPGPLALVQQHPWQSFTLLAVAAVLLAALSQALTEAGHETHAATTRSDRLVAPRFVEGAAVLRTLPHDITGFTNRHEQLRQVVEDAERGGADTVIRTIDGMAGVGKTAFAIHAGHLLAPKFPDGQLFLNLNGHTPGREPVRPAEALTSLLLADGVTPQQIPNSDDAWAATEARAALWRSRVAGRRLLLILDNAATFAQIEHLLPGTGGSLVLITSRRRLVTPDAAGLQMDALSADDAEALFVRLAGRGHMEPAAVTDLVTAAGRLPLAISLLAARLRHHPAWSTVDLRDRLAAAQHRLTEFRIGERAVAAAFDLSYQDLPPDRQRFFRTLSLFPGLDVDEDAAAALCGVTPQSARLELDALYSDHLLDETAPGRYRFHDLVKEYGHSLGEDGTVSVERLAQHYLHTVEAANTHIRRGAVPVTTRFADSGAATAWLESERANVLACVQDCVRRGMHGLVVKLAAAMAPYLRHAGPFDQAAELHRTAARSAARSGTASAEAEALADLGLTLRLMADYRAATESLRAALDRYRDLGDDAGQAGVLNQIGIVHYLTADYAAAADAQTGALRLCRGTGDLLGQANALADLGMVRRMTGDLPESAAAQEEALALYRRIGDRYGEANALRDLGIVRSLTGDYPVAEQYAREALAAYTDIGDTVHQAYALNELGVVRRLRGDHRGAAAAHEDALRRYAEAGDRFGEANALRHLGVIHRLHGRPDAAVQSQERAIALYRELGSRGGLAAATTELGLLTGDLAALDRASALYLELGDRCGQLEVLNHLGARHLASGEPHRAENQHEVALSLARELGVPLEEARALHGLARCQHALGRPQQANRSLQAARAIYERLGVPLS, translated from the coding sequence GTGAAGTTGCGCCGAGTAACCGTGGTGGCACTCATCGCCGCCGGTGTCGCCATGGTGACCTTGATGATTGGCCTGGTCACGAACGCCGCCTCCGCCCAGCAGCGCTGGCCGGGCCCGCTGGCGCTGGTGCAGCAGCATCCGTGGCAGTCCTTCACGCTCCTGGCCGTGGCCGCGGTCCTGCTCGCGGCGCTGTCCCAGGCGCTGACCGAGGCCGGTCACGAGACGCACGCCGCCACCACCCGGTCGGACCGCCTCGTGGCGCCACGGTTCGTGGAGGGCGCCGCCGTCCTGCGCACGCTCCCGCACGACATCACCGGGTTCACGAACCGGCACGAGCAACTGCGGCAGGTCGTCGAGGACGCGGAACGCGGCGGTGCCGACACGGTGATCCGCACCATCGACGGCATGGCCGGGGTCGGCAAGACCGCGTTCGCCATCCACGCCGGCCACCTGCTCGCGCCGAAGTTCCCCGACGGTCAGCTCTTCCTGAACCTCAACGGCCACACGCCCGGCCGAGAACCGGTCCGCCCCGCGGAGGCGCTGACCTCCCTGCTGCTGGCGGACGGCGTCACACCGCAGCAGATCCCGAACAGCGACGACGCGTGGGCCGCCACCGAGGCGCGCGCGGCGCTGTGGCGCAGCCGTGTCGCCGGCCGCCGGCTGCTTCTCATCCTGGACAACGCGGCCACGTTCGCGCAGATCGAGCACCTGCTGCCCGGCACCGGCGGCAGTCTGGTGCTGATCACCAGCCGCCGGCGCCTGGTCACGCCGGACGCAGCCGGGCTACAGATGGACGCGCTGTCGGCCGACGACGCGGAGGCGCTGTTCGTCCGGCTGGCCGGCCGCGGGCACATGGAGCCAGCCGCGGTGACGGACCTGGTGACCGCCGCCGGCCGACTGCCACTGGCGATCTCCCTGCTGGCGGCACGGCTGCGGCATCATCCCGCGTGGTCCACGGTGGACCTTCGCGACCGGCTGGCGGCCGCGCAGCACCGGCTCACGGAGTTTCGGATCGGCGAGCGCGCGGTGGCGGCCGCGTTCGACCTGTCGTACCAGGACCTTCCGCCGGACCGGCAGCGCTTCTTCCGCACGCTGAGCCTCTTCCCCGGACTCGACGTCGACGAGGACGCCGCGGCCGCACTGTGCGGGGTGACACCGCAGTCGGCCCGGCTCGAGCTCGACGCGCTGTACTCCGACCACCTGCTGGACGAGACCGCGCCGGGACGGTACCGCTTCCATGACCTGGTCAAGGAGTATGGACACAGCCTCGGAGAGGACGGAACCGTGTCGGTCGAACGCCTCGCGCAGCACTATCTGCACACCGTCGAAGCCGCGAACACCCACATCCGCCGGGGTGCCGTACCGGTGACCACCCGCTTCGCCGACTCCGGCGCGGCGACCGCATGGCTGGAGTCCGAACGCGCGAACGTGCTCGCCTGCGTCCAGGACTGCGTCCGGCGCGGGATGCACGGCCTGGTCGTCAAGCTGGCCGCCGCGATGGCGCCCTACCTACGGCACGCCGGCCCGTTCGACCAGGCCGCGGAACTGCACCGGACGGCGGCGCGCTCAGCCGCCCGGTCCGGCACCGCGTCCGCCGAGGCCGAGGCGCTCGCCGATCTCGGCCTGACGCTGCGGTTGATGGCCGACTACCGGGCGGCGACCGAGTCGCTCCGGGCCGCGCTCGACCGCTACCGGGACCTCGGCGACGACGCCGGCCAGGCGGGCGTGCTCAATCAGATCGGCATCGTGCACTACCTCACGGCCGACTACGCGGCCGCCGCGGACGCCCAGACCGGGGCACTGCGGCTGTGCCGGGGCACCGGCGACCTGCTGGGCCAGGCGAACGCGCTGGCCGATCTGGGCATGGTCCGGCGGATGACCGGCGATCTGCCTGAGTCAGCCGCGGCGCAGGAGGAGGCGCTTGCGCTGTACCGCCGGATCGGCGACCGCTACGGCGAGGCCAACGCGCTGCGCGACCTCGGCATCGTACGCTCGCTGACCGGCGACTACCCGGTGGCCGAGCAGTACGCGAGGGAGGCGCTGGCCGCATACACCGACATCGGCGACACCGTACATCAGGCCTACGCGCTCAACGAGCTGGGCGTGGTGCGCCGGCTGCGCGGTGACCACCGAGGTGCCGCCGCCGCGCACGAGGACGCGCTGCGCCGGTACGCCGAGGCCGGCGACCGGTTCGGTGAGGCCAACGCGCTCCGGCATCTCGGCGTGATCCATCGGTTGCACGGCCGGCCCGACGCCGCCGTCCAGTCGCAGGAGAGAGCGATTGCCCTCTACCGGGAACTCGGCAGCCGGGGTGGTCTCGCCGCCGCCACGACCGAACTGGGACTGCTGACCGGAGACCTCGCCGCACTGGACCGGGCATCGGCGCTGTACCTCGAGCTGGGCGACCGCTGCGGGCAGCTCGAGGTGCTCAACCACCTCGGCGCCCGGCACCTGGCGTCCGGTGAGCCGCACCGGGCGGAGAACCAGCACGAGGTGGCGCTCTCCCTGGCCCGTGAGCTCGGCGTGCCGCTGGAGGAGGCGCGCGCGCTGCACGGGCTCGCGCGATGCCAGCACGCGCTCGGCCGCCCACAGCAGGCGAACCGGTCACTGCAGGCCGCACGAGCGATCTACGAGCGGCTCGGCGTACCGCTGTCCTGA
- a CDS encoding histone-like nucleoid-structuring protein Lsr2 — protein MAKQVITLLTDDLDGSEADRTVEFALDDVTYTIDLSEKNAGKLRKLLDPYIAAGTRVGRSGAVTAQRGGRRVAGGTVRSNRDQNKAIREWAAENGYDVSERGRIPANVVEAFNKR, from the coding sequence GTGGCTAAGCAAGTCATCACGCTGTTGACCGACGACCTCGACGGCAGCGAGGCTGACCGCACCGTCGAGTTCGCGCTGGACGACGTGACCTACACCATTGACCTTTCCGAGAAGAACGCCGGCAAGCTGCGCAAGCTTCTCGATCCGTACATCGCGGCCGGCACCCGGGTGGGCCGCAGCGGCGCGGTGACCGCGCAGCGCGGCGGCCGTCGCGTCGCCGGTGGCACCGTCCGCTCGAATCGCGACCAGAACAAGGCGATTCGCGAGTGGGCCGCGGAGAACGGTTACGACGTTTCCGAGCGCGGCCGCATCCCGGCCAACGTGGTCGAGGCCTTCAACAAGCGCTGA
- a CDS encoding response regulator, translating to MTRILVVDDEPQILRALRINLKARGYAVEVAPDGGSALRAVAQHHPDLIVLDLGLPDMDGVEVIRGVRGWTAVPVIVLSGRASSEEKVAALDAGADDYITKPFGVEELLARIRAVTRRINTTGDAAPAARIGRWTVDLADRTVRGDDGAELRLTPTQWHILEIMLRNPGKLISQRQLLQEVWGPQFQTETNYLRQYLAQLRRKLEDDPARPRHLITEPGMGYRFRP from the coding sequence ATGACCCGCATCCTCGTCGTCGACGACGAGCCCCAGATCCTCCGCGCGCTCCGGATCAACCTCAAGGCACGGGGGTACGCCGTGGAGGTCGCGCCGGACGGCGGCTCGGCGCTGCGCGCGGTCGCGCAGCACCACCCCGACCTGATCGTGCTCGACCTGGGCCTGCCGGACATGGACGGCGTCGAGGTGATCCGCGGCGTGCGCGGCTGGACCGCGGTCCCGGTGATCGTGCTGTCCGGGCGCGCGAGCAGCGAGGAGAAGGTCGCCGCGCTCGACGCGGGCGCGGACGACTACATCACCAAGCCGTTCGGCGTGGAGGAGCTGCTCGCCCGGATCCGCGCCGTGACCCGGCGGATCAACACGACCGGTGACGCCGCGCCGGCCGCCCGGATCGGGCGGTGGACCGTCGACCTCGCGGACCGCACGGTACGCGGGGACGACGGCGCGGAGCTGCGGCTGACGCCCACCCAGTGGCACATTCTGGAAATCATGCTGCGCAATCCGGGGAAGCTGATCAGCCAGCGGCAACTGCTGCAGGAGGTGTGGGGGCCGCAATTCCAGACGGAGACCAACTACCTGCGCCAGTATCTGGCGCAACTGCGCCGCAAGCTGGAGGACGACCCCGCCCGCCCCCGGCATCTGATCACCGAGCCGGGGATGGGCTATCGGTTCCGCCCTTAG
- a CDS encoding sensor histidine kinase, whose product MARGQLRIYLGAAPGVGKTYAMLEEAKRRAERGTDVVVGFVETHGRPMTEAMIGELEVVPRRSVTYRGAEFTEMDLDAVLARRPEVALVDELAHTNVPGGRNEKRWQDIQELLDVGIDVLSTVNVQHLESLNDVVEEITGVPQRETVPDEIVRAAEQVELADLTPEALRRRMAHGNVYRPDKIDAALGNYFRLGNLTALRELALLWLADKVDDQLDRYRAEHEIADTWETRERVLVALTGGPEGETLIRRAARIADRTKGAELLAVHVSRNDGLAGVDPALLARQRVLVESVGGTYHQVVGGDVPAALLTFARGVNATQLVLGASRRGRLAQLLSPGVGVTTTARSGSIDVHLVTHERAGTGRRRSFDGTTALSRRRQIAGFLLALIGMPLLTVGVHFLPPSLTLDILIFLAASVGVALVGGLWPALLAAVSGMMLLNYFFTSPTGRFTIAEPDNLIALVIFVLVAASVSAVVDLAARRTREAARAAAEATTLAAVAGSVLGGARPLPALLERLRETFGFTTVTLLERDPDAGTRPDVQRDPHAWKVVAGVGGPPCAAPGEAEVDVPIDDTLSLALRGAPLAADDRRIVEAFAAQAAVALRQERLKAEAATVKPLAAADRMRTALLAAVSHDLRTPLASAKAAITSLRSASGEHPEVAFDDEDRDELLATADESLDQLGRLVANLLDMSRLQAGVLGLSLIDIGLEDAVPRALDEIGPAAHAVRVNIPPDLPEVTADPGLLERVLVNLVANALRYSPPDAPPVLSASTHGGEVELRVIDTGPGIPEDEWDTVFLPFQRLGDRDNHTGVGLGLALSRGLAEAMGGTLTPSATPGGGLTMVLALPAVPSDGLDLVLENE is encoded by the coding sequence GTGGCACGCGGACAACTGCGGATCTACCTGGGCGCGGCCCCGGGCGTGGGCAAGACCTACGCCATGCTCGAAGAGGCGAAACGCCGGGCCGAGCGCGGCACCGACGTGGTGGTCGGCTTCGTCGAGACGCACGGCCGGCCGATGACCGAGGCGATGATCGGTGAGCTGGAGGTGGTGCCGCGCCGGTCCGTGACGTACCGCGGCGCCGAGTTCACCGAGATGGACCTGGACGCGGTGCTGGCCCGCCGGCCCGAGGTGGCGCTGGTTGACGAGCTGGCGCACACGAACGTGCCCGGCGGCCGCAACGAGAAGCGCTGGCAGGACATCCAGGAGCTGCTGGACGTCGGCATCGACGTGCTCTCCACCGTGAACGTGCAGCACCTCGAGTCGCTCAACGACGTGGTCGAGGAGATCACCGGCGTACCGCAGCGGGAGACCGTGCCGGACGAGATCGTCCGCGCGGCGGAGCAGGTGGAGCTGGCCGACCTGACGCCGGAGGCGCTGCGCCGCCGGATGGCGCACGGCAACGTCTACCGGCCGGACAAGATCGATGCGGCGCTCGGCAACTACTTCCGGCTCGGCAACCTGACCGCGCTCCGCGAGCTGGCGCTGCTCTGGCTCGCCGACAAGGTGGACGACCAGCTCGACCGGTACCGGGCCGAGCACGAGATCGCCGACACCTGGGAGACGCGGGAGCGGGTGCTGGTCGCGCTGACCGGCGGGCCGGAGGGCGAGACGCTGATCCGCCGCGCCGCCCGGATCGCGGACCGCACCAAGGGCGCGGAGCTGCTGGCCGTGCACGTGTCCCGCAACGACGGGCTGGCCGGGGTCGACCCGGCGCTGCTGGCCCGGCAGCGGGTGCTGGTGGAGAGCGTCGGCGGCACGTACCACCAGGTCGTCGGCGGTGACGTGCCGGCCGCGCTGCTCACGTTCGCGCGCGGCGTCAACGCGACGCAGCTGGTGCTCGGCGCCAGCCGGCGCGGCCGGCTGGCACAGCTGCTCTCCCCCGGCGTCGGCGTCACCACCACGGCCCGCTCCGGCAGCATCGACGTGCACCTGGTCACGCACGAACGGGCCGGGACCGGGCGGCGGCGGTCGTTCGACGGCACCACCGCGCTGTCCCGCAGGCGGCAGATCGCCGGGTTCCTGCTCGCGCTGATCGGCATGCCGCTGCTGACCGTGGGCGTGCACTTCCTGCCGCCGAGCCTGACGCTCGACATTCTCATCTTCCTGGCCGCGTCGGTCGGCGTGGCGCTGGTCGGTGGACTCTGGCCGGCACTGCTCGCGGCCGTCAGCGGCATGATGCTGCTCAACTACTTCTTCACGTCGCCGACCGGCCGGTTCACGATCGCGGAGCCGGACAACCTGATCGCCCTGGTGATCTTCGTGCTGGTCGCCGCGTCGGTGAGCGCGGTGGTCGACCTGGCCGCGCGGCGCACCCGGGAGGCGGCCCGGGCCGCGGCGGAGGCGACCACGCTCGCGGCCGTCGCGGGCAGCGTGCTCGGCGGCGCCCGGCCGCTGCCCGCGCTGCTCGAACGGCTCCGCGAGACCTTCGGGTTCACCACGGTCACGCTGCTGGAACGCGATCCGGACGCGGGCACCCGGCCGGACGTGCAACGCGACCCGCACGCGTGGAAGGTGGTGGCCGGCGTCGGCGGGCCGCCGTGCGCCGCGCCCGGCGAGGCCGAGGTGGACGTACCGATCGACGACACGCTCAGCCTGGCGCTGCGCGGCGCGCCGCTGGCCGCGGACGACCGGCGGATCGTGGAGGCGTTCGCCGCGCAGGCCGCGGTCGCGCTGCGCCAGGAACGGCTTAAGGCCGAGGCGGCCACGGTCAAGCCGCTCGCGGCCGCGGACCGGATGCGCACCGCGCTGCTGGCCGCGGTCAGCCACGACCTGCGCACGCCGCTGGCCTCCGCCAAGGCCGCGATCACCAGCCTGCGCAGCGCGTCCGGCGAGCACCCGGAGGTCGCGTTCGACGACGAGGACCGGGACGAGCTGCTGGCCACCGCGGACGAGTCGCTGGACCAGCTCGGCCGGCTGGTGGCGAACCTGCTGGACATGAGCCGGTTGCAGGCGGGCGTGCTCGGGCTGTCGCTGATCGACATCGGGCTGGAGGACGCGGTGCCGCGCGCGCTCGACGAGATCGGCCCGGCCGCGCACGCGGTCCGGGTCAACATCCCGCCGGACCTGCCCGAGGTCACCGCGGACCCCGGCCTGCTGGAGCGGGTGCTGGTCAACCTGGTGGCGAACGCACTGCGCTACAGCCCGCCGGACGCGCCGCCGGTGCTGTCGGCCAGCACGCACGGCGGCGAGGTGGAGCTGCGCGTGATCGACACCGGCCCGGGCATCCCGGAGGACGAGTGGGACACCGTGTTCCTGCCGTTCCAGCGCCTCGGCGACCGGGACAACCACACCGGCGTCGGGCTCGGGCTCGCGCTCTCCCGCGGCCTGGCGGAGGCGATGGGCGGCACGCTCACCCCGTCCGCGACGCCCGGCGGCGGGCTGACCATGGTGCTCGCGCTCCCGGCCGTACCCTCGGATGGTCTTGATCTTGTCTTGGAGAACGAATGA
- a CDS encoding potassium-transporting ATPase subunit C, whose product MRLPSWISQHLAALRALLFLTVALGLAYPLVLVGAGMMPGFGGKAEGSLITRDGTVIGSALIGQHFTDADGNPLPRYFQSRPSAGGDGYDPLATGASNLGPESVVDGPDTPSLLTQVCMRSLAIGAREGVDGGRPYCTPDGVGAVLSVFRADGLTGAVTRAVSVNQACPATPFLTTFEGTAVECANPREDYSGGVVTPVRGTAPDSPAVPADAVTASGSGLDPHISVAYARLQAPRVARERGLPEADVTALIAAHTTGRALGFIGEPAVDVLALNLALDARA is encoded by the coding sequence ATGCGTCTTCCTTCCTGGATCTCCCAGCACCTCGCGGCGCTCCGCGCGCTGCTGTTCCTCACCGTCGCGCTCGGACTCGCGTACCCGCTGGTGCTGGTGGGCGCCGGCATGATGCCCGGGTTCGGCGGCAAGGCCGAGGGCTCGCTCATCACCCGCGACGGCACCGTGATCGGCAGCGCGCTGATCGGCCAGCACTTCACCGACGCGGACGGCAACCCGCTGCCCCGGTACTTCCAGTCCCGTCCCTCGGCCGGCGGTGACGGCTACGACCCGCTGGCCACCGGCGCGTCGAACCTCGGCCCGGAGAGCGTGGTGGACGGCCCGGACACGCCGAGCCTGCTCACCCAGGTCTGCATGCGTAGTCTCGCGATCGGTGCGCGGGAGGGCGTGGACGGCGGGCGGCCGTACTGCACCCCGGACGGTGTCGGCGCGGTCCTGAGCGTCTTCCGCGCGGACGGTCTCACCGGCGCCGTCACCCGCGCGGTCAGCGTCAACCAGGCCTGCCCGGCAACACCTTTCCTGACCACCTTCGAGGGTACGGCCGTGGAGTGCGCGAACCCGCGCGAGGACTACTCCGGCGGCGTGGTCACGCCGGTCCGCGGCACGGCACCCGACTCCCCCGCCGTCCCGGCCGACGCGGTCACCGCGTCCGGCAGCGGGCTCGACCCGCACATCAGCGTCGCGTACGCGCGGCTGCAGGCGCCGCGGGTGGCCCGTGAGCGCGGCCTCCCCGAGGCCGACGTGACCGCGCTGATCGCCGCGCACACCACCGGCCGGGCGCTGGGCTTCATCGGCGAGCCCGCGGTCGACGTACTGGCGCTCAACCTCGCGCTGGACGCGCGGGCCTGA
- the kdpB gene encoding potassium-transporting ATPase subunit KdpB: MTTNTIDAPESPASHQDRPRRAAGGGLLDPKQLAHSLPDALRKLDPRAMWRNPVMLIVEIGAVFTTVLAVAEPSGFAIAIAVWLWLTVIFANLAEAVAEGRGKAQAATLRAAKKDTVANRLKGWKPGAAAGSYTDEGVAAGELRQGDIVEVTAGQIIPGDGDVVEGIASVDESAITGESAPVIRESGGDRSAVTGGTRVLSDRIIVRITQRPGESFIDRMISLVEGSNRQKTPNEVALNILLAALTVIFLLAVVTLQPLAIFAKGYQAAAPDTLALNGDGVTGIVLVSLLVCLIPTTIGALLSAIGIAGMDRLVQRNVLAMSGRAVEAAGDVSTLLLDKTGTITLGNRQASEFLPAPGVTEIELADAAQLSSLADGTPEGRSVVVLAKDFGFRERAVETATFVEFTAQTRMSGVDLPAGDPGTADATGTTGGAGTTGAVRRVRKGAAGAVLAWVRENGGTPAPAIADLVERVSASGGTPLVVATHTGGEPARALGVIHLKDVVKPGMRERFDEMRRMGIRTVMITGDNPVTAKAIAAEAGVDDFLAEAKPEDKLALIRKEQEGGRLVAMTGDGTNDAPALAQADVGVAMNTGTSAAKEAGNMVDLDSDPTKLIEIVEIGKQLLITRGALTTFSIANDIAKYFAIIPAMFAGVYPGLDALNIMRLDSPTTAILAAVVFNALVIVALIPLALRGVRYRPSSAAALLSRNLWIYGLGGIVAPFIGIKLIDLLISLIPGI, encoded by the coding sequence ATGACCACCAACACCATCGATGCGCCGGAGAGCCCGGCGTCGCACCAGGACCGGCCGCGGCGGGCGGCCGGTGGCGGGTTGCTCGATCCGAAGCAGCTGGCCCACTCGTTGCCGGATGCGCTGCGGAAGCTGGATCCGCGTGCCATGTGGCGCAATCCGGTCATGCTGATCGTCGAGATCGGTGCCGTGTTCACCACGGTGCTGGCGGTCGCGGAACCGTCCGGGTTCGCGATCGCGATCGCGGTCTGGCTCTGGCTCACCGTGATCTTCGCGAACCTGGCCGAGGCGGTCGCGGAGGGCCGCGGCAAGGCGCAGGCCGCCACGCTGCGTGCGGCCAAGAAGGACACGGTCGCGAACCGGCTCAAGGGCTGGAAGCCCGGCGCGGCCGCCGGCTCCTACACCGACGAGGGCGTGGCCGCCGGTGAACTCCGGCAGGGCGACATCGTCGAGGTGACGGCCGGCCAGATCATCCCGGGTGACGGCGACGTGGTCGAGGGCATCGCCAGTGTCGACGAGTCCGCGATCACCGGCGAGTCGGCGCCGGTCATCCGCGAGTCCGGCGGTGACCGGAGCGCGGTAACCGGCGGCACCCGGGTGCTCTCCGACCGGATCATCGTGCGGATCACCCAGAGGCCGGGTGAGAGCTTCATCGACCGGATGATCTCGCTGGTCGAGGGCTCGAACCGGCAGAAGACACCGAACGAGGTGGCGCTCAACATCCTGCTCGCGGCGCTCACGGTCATCTTCCTGCTCGCGGTGGTCACGCTGCAACCGCTGGCGATCTTCGCGAAGGGTTACCAGGCGGCGGCGCCGGACACGCTGGCGCTGAACGGCGACGGCGTCACCGGCATCGTGCTGGTCTCGCTGCTGGTCTGCCTGATCCCGACCACGATCGGCGCGCTGCTCTCCGCGATCGGCATCGCCGGCATGGACCGCCTGGTGCAGCGCAACGTGCTGGCGATGAGCGGCCGCGCGGTCGAGGCGGCCGGTGACGTCAGCACGCTGCTGCTGGACAAGACCGGCACGATCACGCTCGGCAACCGGCAGGCGTCCGAGTTCCTGCCCGCGCCCGGCGTCACCGAGATCGAGCTGGCCGACGCGGCGCAGCTGTCCAGCCTCGCGGACGGCACGCCGGAGGGCCGCTCGGTCGTGGTGCTGGCCAAGGACTTCGGGTTCCGCGAGCGTGCGGTGGAGACGGCGACGTTCGTCGAGTTCACCGCGCAGACCCGGATGAGCGGCGTCGACCTCCCGGCCGGCGACCCCGGCACGGCCGACGCCACCGGCACCACCGGCGGGGCCGGGACGACCGGCGCGGTGCGGCGCGTCCGGAAGGGTGCGGCCGGTGCCGTGCTGGCCTGGGTGCGGGAGAACGGCGGCACGCCCGCGCCCGCGATCGCCGACCTGGTCGAGCGGGTCAGCGCGTCCGGCGGCACGCCGCTGGTGGTCGCCACGCACACCGGCGGCGAACCGGCCCGCGCGCTCGGCGTGATCCACCTCAAGGACGTGGTCAAGCCCGGCATGCGCGAGCGCTTCGACGAGATGCGGCGGATGGGCATCCGTACCGTCATGATCACCGGCGACAACCCGGTGACCGCGAAGGCGATCGCGGCCGAGGCCGGCGTCGACGACTTCCTGGCGGAGGCGAAGCCGGAGGACAAGCTCGCGCTGATCAGAAAAGAGCAGGAGGGCGGCCGGCTGGTCGCGATGACCGGCGACGGCACCAACGACGCGCCCGCGCTCGCCCAGGCCGACGTCGGCGTGGCGATGAACACCGGCACGTCGGCCGCGAAGGAGGCCGGCAACATGGTCGACCTCGACTCCGACCCGACCAAGCTGATCGAGATCGTGGAGATCGGCAAGCAGTTGCTGATCACCCGCGGCGCGCTGACCACGTTCTCCATCGCGAACGACATCGCCAAATACTTCGCGATCATCCCGGCCATGTTCGCGGGCGTCTACCCGGGCCTGGACGCGCTCAACATCATGCGCCTGGACAGCCCGACCACCGCGATCCTGGCCGCGGTCGTCTTCAACGCGCTGGTCATCGTCGCGCTGATCCCGCTGGCGCTGCGCGGCGTCCGTTACCGGCCGAGCAGTGCCGCCGCGCTGCTCAGCCGCAACCTGTGGATCTACGGCCTGGGCGGCATCGTCGCGCCGTTCATCGGCATCAAGCTCATCGACCTGCTCATCTCGCTCATCCCGGGGATTTGA